A stretch of Methanosphaerula palustris E1-9c DNA encodes these proteins:
- a CDS encoding PKD domain-containing protein, translated as MNILLEKGSIRLVRSALLLMLVLSMLLLIFGSASAVSVTGPMVITEPGTYQLDQDISAGDAGVCIRILCSDVTIEGNGHTLEGSGGDSSCGVLVHGSVSLSNVKVQNLHLSDWYYGVYYWDASGTIQENTLSGNTYGVVLNPGGGSTVSGNTVTAGQYGMVFASSSAPIAVTGNTLAQNALVGLYLYEASHLTITNNYLDCDQNVLTGDGVSGIVWSTPREDGTTITGGNVLGGNFWAAPNGKGFSQTMTDSDGDGICDRSYPIGGGMFDEFPLHASGGTSSTVHAGFSVSNTSGEAPFSVSFLDTSTGLPTQWFWLFGDGESATVQNPVHLYTEPGVYTVTLRVKNSAGEDYEVMNRLITVSGPLEKPAADFRATPEAGKAPLTVQFVDISTGDPIGWTWDFGDGGVSSDQNPAHIYTKAGTYPVMLTVMNNAGQSVLLKRDLISVSAAVAAPVAAFRVSADEGIDPLTVQFTDLSTGDPTGWYWNFGDGETSQEQNPTHTYHGARSYTVSLQASNDGGSSVATREDMVTVSTAGDQPTPTATVTASPAGPLQAQFSVDHTSGSDPLTVRFTDLSSGSPTGWYWNFGDGETSQEQNPTHTYHGARAYTVSLQARTADDRVVITKEDVVTVTSAGSQPTVTPTATVTASPAGPLQAQFGVDHTSGTDPLTVHFTDLSSGSPTGWYWNFGDGETSQEQNPTHTYHGARAYTVSLQARTADDRVVITKEDVVMVTGAGSQPTVAPTATATASPAGPLQAQFGVDHTSGTDPLTVHFTDLSSGSPTGWYWNFGDGETSQEQNPTHTYHGARAYTVSLQARTADDRAVVTKEDVVTVIPPRV; from the coding sequence ATGAATATTCTGCTGGAAAAAGGATCTATTCGTTTGGTTCGTAGTGCGCTGCTGCTGATGCTGGTGCTGTCGATGCTGCTGCTAATTTTTGGGTCAGCCTCTGCAGTGTCGGTGACCGGGCCGATGGTGATCACCGAGCCGGGTACCTACCAGCTCGATCAGGATATCTCGGCAGGAGACGCTGGCGTCTGTATCAGAATCCTCTGTTCTGATGTGACGATCGAGGGGAACGGACATACCCTCGAAGGGTCGGGGGGGGATTCCTCCTGTGGTGTGCTGGTCCATGGATCCGTTTCCCTCTCCAATGTCAAGGTGCAGAACCTGCACCTGAGCGACTGGTACTACGGGGTCTACTATTGGGATGCATCAGGGACGATCCAGGAGAACACCCTCTCAGGCAATACCTATGGAGTGGTACTGAACCCTGGCGGCGGGTCGACGGTATCGGGGAACACCGTGACGGCCGGCCAGTACGGGATGGTCTTCGCCTCCTCGTCAGCGCCGATAGCGGTGACCGGCAACACTCTGGCCCAGAACGCTCTCGTCGGGCTGTATCTCTATGAGGCCAGCCACCTGACCATCACCAATAACTATCTGGACTGTGACCAGAACGTGCTGACCGGGGATGGTGTATCGGGGATTGTCTGGAGCACCCCTCGGGAGGATGGGACTACAATCACTGGTGGGAATGTCCTCGGTGGGAACTTCTGGGCCGCCCCAAACGGGAAGGGCTTCTCGCAGACGATGACGGATTCTGATGGCGACGGGATCTGCGACCGGAGTTATCCGATCGGAGGCGGGATGTTCGACGAGTTCCCGCTTCATGCCTCCGGAGGGACCTCGTCCACGGTGCATGCCGGGTTTAGTGTCTCCAACACGTCCGGCGAGGCTCCGTTTTCGGTCAGTTTCCTGGACACCTCGACCGGTCTCCCGACCCAGTGGTTCTGGCTCTTTGGAGACGGGGAGTCTGCGACCGTCCAGAACCCGGTTCATCTCTACACCGAACCCGGGGTCTACACAGTCACGCTTAGAGTCAAGAACAGTGCCGGCGAGGATTACGAGGTGATGAACCGGCTGATCACGGTCTCCGGTCCGCTCGAGAAGCCGGCTGCGGATTTCCGGGCCACGCCTGAAGCCGGAAAGGCTCCGCTGACGGTCCAGTTCGTCGATATCTCCACCGGGGATCCGATAGGATGGACCTGGGATTTCGGCGATGGTGGGGTCTCCTCTGATCAGAACCCAGCCCATATCTACACAAAAGCAGGGACCTATCCGGTCATGTTGACCGTAATGAACAACGCCGGTCAGAGTGTGCTGTTGAAGCGGGATCTGATTTCAGTATCTGCAGCGGTGGCGGCGCCGGTCGCAGCCTTCCGTGTCTCAGCCGACGAGGGGATTGATCCGCTGACGGTTCAGTTTACCGACCTCTCGACCGGTGACCCGACTGGGTGGTACTGGAACTTCGGTGATGGCGAGACCTCGCAGGAGCAGAACCCGACGCACACTTATCACGGTGCCCGCTCCTACACGGTCTCGTTGCAGGCCAGTAACGACGGTGGCAGTTCGGTGGCCACCAGAGAGGATATGGTGACGGTATCGACGGCCGGCGATCAGCCTACCCCGACTGCGACAGTCACTGCCTCTCCAGCCGGCCCGCTGCAGGCGCAGTTCAGTGTCGATCACACCTCAGGCTCTGATCCGTTGACAGTCCGTTTCACCGACCTCTCGAGCGGGAGCCCGACCGGGTGGTACTGGAACTTCGGTGACGGCGAGACTTCGCAGGAGCAGAACCCGACGCACACCTATCATGGCGCCCGTGCCTACACAGTCTCGTTGCAGGCCAGAACCGCAGACGACCGGGTGGTGATCACGAAGGAGGATGTGGTGACGGTGACGAGTGCAGGTAGCCAGCCCACAGTCACCCCGACTGCGACCGTCACCGCTTCCCCTGCCGGCCCGCTGCAGGCGCAGTTCGGTGTCGATCATACCTCAGGTACTGATCCGTTGACGGTCCATTTCACCGACCTTTCAAGTGGGAGCCCGACTGGGTGGTACTGGAACTTCGGTGATGGCGAGACCTCGCAGGAACAGAACCCAACGCACACCTATCATGGCGCCCGTGCCTACACGGTCTCGTTGCAGGCCAGAACCGCAGACGACCGGGTGGTGATCACGAAGGAGGATGTGGTGATGGTGACAGGTGCTGGTAGCCAGCCCACGGTCGCCCCGACTGCGACTGCCACTGCCTCCCCTGCCGGCCCGCTGCAGGCGCAGTTCGGTGTCGATCATACCTCAGGTACTGATCCGTTGACGGTCCATTTCACCGACCTTTCAAGTGGGAGCCCGACTGGGTGGTACTGGAACTTCGGTGACGGCGAGACCTCGCAGGAGCAGAATCCAACGCACACCTATCATGGCGCCCGTGCCTATACGGTCTCGTTGCAGGCCAGAACCGCAGACGACCGGGCGGTGGTCACGAAGGAGGACGTGGTGACCGTGATCCCTCCCCGGGTGTAG
- a CDS encoding PAS domain-containing sensor histidine kinase — protein MEMRTTCSDKQELREYVVLGIAVLTIIFANLILYISGNELVVIITNLFYLFIVLISFFSPQRGIIISTLASFCFLGLMYIVSLQIPVQPVPTLMQFFVFISAGTIVSHLADRILKEEFKYQTILTEVEMGILLIDEAAKRAELNEAGAKLIGYPEKTTLDYSSIAAIWDDLSTCGDLGGRITIEGSIAHHHTRFRRLDGSEGWVILNGHRLPDGALLITFADISRQMEEQDQIRRMHEEEHLLLDIVTHDLNNMNMAALGYAELVSMDQKEESKASDHLVRTIQKGIEIIRNVNTLRRVHEEHQARLRPIFIENIIKQEITRLGEPGVKFEGTHAVVCADDLIAEVFTNLIGNSLKFGGDGVQVTIRAVEEEDRVWVSITDNGPGIPLSQRSTLFYRYSRGLGVKSGRGLGLYITRILIERYGGTISVTDRIEGDPASGTTISFTLKRYLRDSLVPGSDLDGFGVE, from the coding sequence ATGGAGATGCGTACTACCTGTAGTGATAAACAGGAACTGCGGGAGTATGTGGTGCTCGGGATTGCAGTGCTGACGATCATCTTTGCCAACCTGATCCTGTACATCTCAGGGAACGAACTGGTGGTGATCATCACCAACCTCTTCTACCTTTTCATCGTGCTGATCTCGTTCTTCTCGCCCCAGCGAGGGATCATCATCTCGACACTGGCATCGTTCTGTTTTCTGGGGCTGATGTACATCGTCTCCCTGCAGATCCCGGTCCAACCGGTGCCGACCCTGATGCAGTTCTTCGTCTTCATCTCTGCCGGAACGATCGTCTCTCACCTGGCAGACCGGATCCTGAAAGAGGAGTTCAAGTATCAAACCATCCTGACCGAGGTAGAGATGGGGATCCTGCTGATCGATGAGGCGGCCAAGAGAGCAGAACTGAATGAAGCGGGGGCGAAACTGATCGGTTACCCGGAGAAGACAACCCTGGATTATTCTTCGATCGCCGCGATCTGGGATGACCTCTCAACGTGCGGTGACCTGGGGGGGCGGATCACTATTGAGGGTTCGATCGCCCACCACCACACCCGGTTCCGCCGGCTCGATGGCAGCGAGGGCTGGGTGATCCTGAATGGACACCGGCTTCCTGATGGGGCGCTGCTGATCACGTTTGCCGATATCAGCCGACAGATGGAGGAGCAGGATCAGATCAGACGGATGCATGAGGAGGAGCATCTGCTGCTCGATATCGTCACCCATGATCTGAACAATATGAACATGGCAGCCCTCGGGTACGCCGAACTGGTCAGTATGGACCAGAAAGAAGAGAGTAAGGCAAGCGATCACCTGGTCCGGACGATCCAGAAGGGGATTGAGATCATTCGGAACGTGAACACGTTACGGCGGGTTCATGAGGAGCATCAGGCCCGTCTCCGACCGATCTTCATAGAGAATATCATCAAACAGGAGATCACCCGTCTCGGTGAGCCCGGGGTCAAGTTTGAGGGGACCCACGCCGTGGTCTGTGCAGACGACCTGATCGCTGAGGTCTTCACCAACCTGATCGGGAACAGCCTGAAGTTCGGTGGGGATGGGGTGCAGGTGACGATCCGTGCTGTCGAGGAGGAGGACCGGGTCTGGGTGTCCATCACCGATAACGGCCCCGGGATCCCACTCTCCCAGAGGTCGACCCTCTTCTACCGCTACTCGCGGGGTCTCGGCGTGAAGAGCGGGCGGGGTCTGGGGCTGTACATCACCCGGATCCTGATCGAACGCTATGGCGGAACGATCTCGGTTACAGACCGGATCGAGGGGGATCCTGCATCCGGGACAACGATCTCGTTCACGTTGAAGCGGTACCTCCGGGACTCCCTGGTCCCGGGGTCGGATCTAGACGGTTTTGGAGTGGAATAG
- the hisD gene encoding histidinol dehydrogenase — protein sequence MWKAVEINDWTMKRRATLAQVQDAVQGIIGEVRESGDRALIDLAARFDRVKLDGIRVSEEEQQEAYDLVDEQVVESLVEAAARITVFHELQRPKDLWLSEVEPGITLGVKTTPLSRVGAYVPGGRASYPSTALMCTIPAKVAGVGEICCCSPPPIHPLTLVALDIAGVSEIYRAGGAQAIAAMALGTETIKPVQKIVGPGNVYVTAAKMLLREYAEIDFPAGPSEVAILADETATPSFVAADILAQAEHDPNAACLLITTDPTLAREVGEEVGRQLLMAPRKAIIEQSLNNAGYLIASDLDVAIEAVNTVAPEHLSIQVADPLSALGSIRNAGSIFIGPYAPVACGDYASGTNHVLPTAGYAARFSGLDVNHFCKTSTVQMISRRGLETIGDVVETIAEAEGLSAHAESVRVRRRS from the coding sequence ATGTGGAAGGCGGTGGAGATCAATGACTGGACTATGAAGCGGAGGGCGACCCTCGCGCAGGTTCAGGATGCCGTGCAGGGGATCATCGGCGAGGTCCGGGAGTCTGGAGACCGTGCCCTGATCGATCTCGCCGCCCGGTTCGATCGGGTCAAACTGGACGGAATTCGGGTCAGTGAGGAGGAGCAGCAGGAGGCCTACGACCTCGTCGACGAGCAGGTGGTCGAGAGCCTTGTCGAGGCGGCTGCCAGGATCACGGTCTTCCATGAACTGCAGCGCCCGAAAGACCTCTGGCTCTCTGAGGTGGAGCCGGGCATCACCCTTGGGGTCAAGACCACGCCGCTCTCACGGGTTGGAGCCTATGTCCCCGGCGGGCGGGCCTCGTACCCGTCGACGGCGTTGATGTGCACTATTCCCGCGAAGGTCGCCGGGGTCGGTGAGATCTGCTGCTGCTCGCCGCCGCCGATCCACCCGTTAACCCTGGTTGCCCTTGATATCGCCGGTGTCTCAGAGATCTATCGGGCAGGCGGGGCACAGGCGATCGCCGCGATGGCACTCGGCACCGAAACGATAAAACCGGTTCAGAAGATCGTCGGGCCGGGAAACGTCTATGTGACGGCGGCTAAGATGCTCCTCCGGGAGTACGCCGAGATTGACTTCCCGGCCGGTCCGAGCGAGGTCGCGATCCTGGCCGATGAGACTGCGACCCCCTCCTTCGTCGCTGCCGATATCCTCGCCCAGGCCGAGCATGACCCAAACGCTGCCTGTCTTCTGATCACCACAGACCCGACCCTGGCCCGGGAGGTCGGTGAGGAGGTCGGTCGGCAACTACTGATGGCCCCACGGAAGGCGATCATCGAGCAGTCCCTCAACAACGCTGGTTACCTGATCGCCAGCGATCTGGATGTAGCAATCGAGGCCGTCAACACGGTCGCCCCCGAGCACCTCTCGATCCAGGTCGCCGACCCCCTCTCCGCCCTTGGCTCGATTCGAAATGCGGGCTCGATCTTCATCGGCCCGTACGCCCCGGTGGCCTGTGGGGATTACGCGTCCGGTACCAACCATGTACTGCCGACGGCAGGTTATGCAGCCCGTTTTTCAGGGCTCGATGTGAATCACTTCTGCAAGACATCGACCGTACAGATGATCAGCAGGCGCGGGCTTGAGACGATTGGAGACGTGGTCGAGACGATCGCCGAGGCTGAAGGACTCTCTGCCCACGCCGAGTCAGTTCGGGTGCGGCGCAGATCCTGA
- a CDS encoding DHH family phosphoesterase: MAPAQRTYQQQDRELEERVAQRTCHVVHLTHNDLDAVGADAIHRMRYGEVVSVFSSVGKYPFMLAVIAGVPGNGDLLSISDLGFNQAVVQALTKAQAGGWKIEWRDHHRWKEDEVNAVEKRVDLLHLDTDRCACGIVAVDLCPDSPAALEVARVVCDYDLWKHQDPRSAVLGQVLQKSEYREYVRDLLARGILTDQKVEEAYEAIKREMDGMIARSIRHTRILTGKYTIAFAPLYGYPSETAAAVRKHFNTDIEVIINGNGRFSVRSVPPISHLIARKFGGGGHPNAAGGSFQFSRLESFIYWLLKRNGRFAEFAVVAADY, encoded by the coding sequence ATGGCCCCTGCTCAACGCACATATCAGCAGCAGGATCGTGAGCTCGAGGAACGGGTGGCGCAGCGGACCTGCCATGTGGTCCACCTGACCCACAACGACCTCGACGCGGTCGGCGCGGATGCAATCCACCGGATGCGCTACGGCGAGGTGGTCTCCGTCTTCTCATCGGTTGGCAAGTACCCGTTCATGCTCGCGGTGATCGCAGGGGTGCCTGGCAATGGAGACCTTCTCTCGATCAGTGATCTCGGGTTCAATCAGGCCGTGGTCCAGGCACTGACGAAGGCGCAGGCCGGCGGCTGGAAGATCGAATGGCGCGATCACCACCGCTGGAAGGAGGACGAGGTGAATGCAGTGGAGAAGCGGGTGGACCTGCTCCATCTGGATACGGACCGGTGCGCCTGTGGGATCGTTGCGGTCGACCTCTGCCCTGACAGTCCGGCGGCGCTCGAGGTGGCCCGGGTGGTCTGCGACTATGACCTCTGGAAGCACCAGGACCCGCGGTCAGCTGTGCTGGGTCAGGTTCTGCAGAAGTCAGAATACCGGGAGTACGTCCGCGACCTGCTCGCCCGGGGGATTCTGACCGACCAGAAGGTTGAGGAGGCTTATGAGGCGATCAAACGGGAGATGGACGGGATGATCGCCCGGTCGATCCGGCATACTCGGATCCTGACCGGTAAGTATACGATCGCGTTCGCACCACTGTACGGTTACCCGAGCGAGACCGCGGCCGCTGTGCGGAAGCACTTCAACACCGACATTGAGGTGATTATCAACGGGAACGGCCGGTTTTCGGTCAGGTCGGTGCCGCCGATCAGCCATCTGATCGCCCGGAAGTTCGGGGGTGGCGGTCATCCGAATGCAGCCGGCGGGTCGTTTCAGTTCTCCAGGCTCGAGTCGTTCATTTACTGGCTGTTGAAACGGAATGGCCGGTTCGCTGAATTTGCAGTGGTTGCAGCTGACTACTGA
- the clpB gene encoding ATP-dependent chaperone ClpB, with protein sequence MNFNNFTIKSQETVAKATELATTKQNQVIETSHLMRGMLLVDENVIPYLLKKLNVNLDAFTAELDKIISSYPQVSGGEQYLSNDATKALQKAIALSLESKDEFVSLEHLLLGILSVNDRTSRLLKENGVAEKDLKTAINQLRKGATVNNQDAEETYNALNRFARNLNDLARTGKLDPVIGRNEEIRRVLQILSRRTKNNPILIGEPGVGKTAIAEGLAHRIIDGDVPENLKSKQIYSLDMGALIAGAKFKGEFEERLKSVIKEVISAEGEIILFIDEIHTLVGAGGGEGAMDAANILKPALSRGELHVIGATTLKEFQKYFEKDKALERRFQPVMVNEPDTLDAISILRGIKEKYETHHHVRIKDEAIIAAVELSQRYISDRFLPDKAIDLIDEAASKLRLEINSVPEELETIERRIRQLEIEREAIKREKDQGKLKVLNEEIANLTEERNRLKAKWQAEKEIVEQIQSRKNEIEDLKFEAESCLRTGELGKVAEIRYGRIPDIEKAMEGLQEKQALLQKDSAMVNEEVDAEEIAEVVSRWTGIPVSRMLQSEKQKLLSLEVELHKRVVGQEEAIGAVSDAIRRSRAGLQDTKRPIGSFIFLGTTGVGKTELAKALAEILFNNENSMVRIDMSEYQERHTVSRLIGAPPGYVGYEESGQLTEAVRRKPYSVVLLDEIEKAHPDVFNILLQVLDDGRLTDNKGRTVDFKNTIIIMTSNIGSHIIQENLEEATNKNRDEVFDRTREEVFDLLKKTIRPEFLNRIDEIVMFKPLTQDEIQTVVELQLGLVQKMLEKSDIRLKVSKNAITLIAIQGFDPQFGARPIKRVIQKNLLNELSKMILAGNVNKDKEIVVDEKEGKLMFMNA encoded by the coding sequence ATGAATTTCAACAATTTCACCATAAAATCACAGGAAACTGTAGCGAAAGCAACGGAACTTGCAACGACTAAACAGAACCAGGTCATCGAGACTTCGCATCTCATGAGGGGGATGCTGTTGGTTGATGAGAATGTCATCCCATACCTGCTTAAAAAACTGAATGTGAACCTTGATGCTTTCACCGCAGAACTCGACAAGATCATCAGTTCATATCCCCAGGTGAGCGGAGGGGAGCAGTATCTCTCAAACGATGCCACAAAAGCACTGCAGAAAGCAATCGCACTTTCCCTGGAATCAAAGGATGAATTTGTCTCCCTTGAGCACCTCCTCCTGGGAATTCTCTCGGTGAACGACCGTACTTCGCGGCTGCTAAAGGAGAACGGGGTTGCGGAGAAAGATCTCAAGACGGCCATAAACCAGTTGCGGAAAGGTGCAACGGTGAACAACCAGGACGCGGAAGAGACCTATAATGCCCTGAATAGATTCGCCCGGAACCTGAATGATCTTGCCCGTACCGGGAAACTCGATCCGGTCATCGGGCGTAACGAAGAGATCCGCAGGGTGTTGCAGATCCTTTCACGGAGAACAAAAAACAACCCGATCCTTATCGGGGAGCCCGGCGTGGGAAAAACGGCCATTGCCGAAGGCCTCGCTCACCGGATCATCGACGGGGATGTACCGGAAAACCTGAAATCCAAGCAGATCTATTCCCTCGATATGGGTGCCCTGATCGCCGGGGCAAAATTCAAGGGAGAGTTTGAAGAACGGCTGAAAAGTGTGATCAAGGAGGTGATCTCTGCTGAAGGGGAAATAATTCTTTTCATTGACGAGATCCATACCCTGGTTGGGGCCGGCGGTGGTGAGGGCGCAATGGACGCTGCCAATATTCTCAAACCCGCTCTATCACGAGGGGAATTACATGTTATCGGTGCAACGACCTTGAAAGAGTTCCAGAAATATTTTGAAAAGGATAAAGCGCTTGAGCGGCGTTTTCAGCCGGTGATGGTAAATGAACCGGATACGCTGGATGCCATTTCAATTCTTCGCGGAATCAAGGAGAAATACGAAACCCACCACCACGTTAGAATCAAGGATGAGGCCATCATCGCAGCCGTTGAACTTTCGCAACGCTATATCTCCGACCGATTTCTTCCTGACAAGGCAATTGACCTGATTGATGAGGCAGCATCAAAACTCCGTCTTGAGATCAACTCGGTACCGGAAGAACTGGAAACGATAGAACGCAGGATCCGCCAGTTGGAAATTGAACGGGAAGCCATTAAACGTGAAAAAGACCAGGGCAAGTTGAAGGTTCTGAATGAAGAGATCGCAAACCTTACCGAGGAACGAAACAGGTTGAAGGCAAAGTGGCAGGCTGAAAAAGAGATTGTAGAACAGATTCAGTCCCGAAAAAACGAGATTGAAGATCTGAAATTTGAAGCCGAAAGTTGCCTCCGTACCGGCGAACTCGGCAAGGTGGCGGAGATCCGATATGGTCGTATCCCTGATATCGAGAAGGCCATGGAAGGGCTTCAAGAAAAACAGGCCCTGTTGCAAAAGGATTCTGCGATGGTGAACGAGGAGGTGGACGCTGAGGAGATCGCCGAAGTGGTCTCCCGCTGGACTGGCATTCCCGTCAGTCGGATGCTGCAGAGTGAAAAACAAAAACTGCTGAGTCTCGAGGTAGAACTACATAAGCGTGTTGTAGGTCAGGAGGAAGCCATTGGGGCAGTTTCTGATGCCATCCGCCGGAGTCGCGCCGGTTTACAGGATACGAAACGTCCAATTGGGTCTTTCATCTTCCTGGGGACAACCGGTGTGGGAAAGACCGAACTGGCAAAAGCCCTGGCTGAAATCCTTTTCAACAACGAAAACAGCATGGTGCGGATCGATATGTCGGAATACCAGGAACGGCATACCGTTTCGAGGCTGATCGGAGCGCCCCCAGGCTATGTGGGATATGAAGAAAGCGGGCAACTGACAGAAGCTGTCCGGAGAAAGCCCTATTCCGTGGTATTGCTGGATGAAATCGAAAAAGCCCATCCGGATGTCTTCAACATCCTGTTGCAGGTCCTTGATGACGGCCGTCTGACGGATAACAAGGGTCGCACGGTGGATTTCAAGAATACTATTATCATTATGACATCAAACATCGGGTCGCACATCATCCAGGAGAACCTGGAAGAAGCCACCAATAAAAACAGGGATGAAGTATTCGACCGGACCCGAGAAGAGGTGTTTGATCTGCTCAAGAAGACCATCCGTCCGGAGTTCCTTAACCGGATCGATGAGATCGTCATGTTCAAACCGCTCACGCAAGATGAGATCCAAACGGTTGTCGAGCTTCAACTGGGTCTGGTCCAGAAGATGCTTGAGAAGAGCGATATCCGGTTGAAGGTATCAAAGAACGCCATCACGTTAATCGCTATCCAGGGCTTTGACCCGCAATTTGGTGCTAGACCTATAAAACGTGTGATCCAGAAAAACCTCCTGAATGAATTATCAAAAATGATCCTGGCAGGAAACGTAAACAAAGACAAGGAAATCGTGGTTGACGAGAAAGAAGGGAAGTTAATGTTCATGAATGCCTGA